In Gloeocapsa sp. PCC 73106, the following proteins share a genomic window:
- the petN gene encoding cytochrome b6-f complex subunit PetN, protein MDILTLGWVSLLVVFTWSISMVVWARNGF, encoded by the coding sequence ATGGATATCCTTACTTTAGGTTGGGTTAGCTTGCTAGTGGTGTTTACTTGGTCTATTAGCATGGTTGTTTGGGCTCGTAACGGTTTCTAA
- a CDS encoding type II toxin-antitoxin system HicA family toxin, producing MSLCRWEFKRQRGSHRFWYSPNKYRISIQLMKDGKAKAYQIKQFLEAYDRENR from the coding sequence TTGTCGTTATGCAGATGGGAATTCAAGCGTCAACGTGGCAGTCACCGTTTTTGGTATTCTCCTAATAAATATCGTATTTCCATTCAACTAATGAAAGACGGAAAAGCAAAAGCTTATCAAATAAAACAATTTTTGGAGGCATATGATAGAGAAAATAGATAG
- a CDS encoding type II toxin-antitoxin system HicB family antitoxin has translation MIEKIDRPKDYDWDGYTINLYRDDDGDWLAYLVGLPNVSAFGDTPESALDELYEAWEGMKECYKTDGENIPVAPRTKDYSKTL, from the coding sequence ATGATAGAGAAAATAGATAGACCGAAAGATTACGATTGGGATGGCTACACAATTAATCTCTATCGTGATGATGATGGTGATTGGCTGGCTTATCTAGTAGGTTTACCTAATGTTTCAGCTTTTGGTGATACGCCGGAAAGTGCGCTTGACGAACTGTATGAAGCATGGGAGGGAATGAAAGAGTGCTACAAAACCGATGGTGAAAATATACCTGTAGCACCAAGAACAAAAGATTATAGTAAAACATTGTAG
- a CDS encoding DUF4160 domain-containing protein produces MATIHREDGFIVRIWSNDHLPCHVHIFKAEGTCVINLCGEHGLPTYVRLTRWVVKL; encoded by the coding sequence ATAGCTACCATACACAGAGAAGATGGATTTATAGTAAGAATTTGGTCTAACGACCATTTACCTTGCCATGTGCATATTTTTAAGGCGGAGGGGACTTGTGTTATCAACCTTTGCGGCGAACATGGGTTACCGACTTACGTGCGTCTTACGAGATGGGTCGTAAAACTTTAA
- a CDS encoding DUF2442 domain-containing protein has protein sequence MEKLTQEMIDAQIDKVISNTEDINLKEPRADNVSFDKDDLRIFINFNNGSSFSFLASQVEELAVLSPEVLASVVLTSCGKGLRWETPDIDLSIYGLLLGHFGSKVWMTELGRMGGKAKTLRKITAAHENGKKGGRPSKNKTFT, from the coding sequence ATGGAAAAATTAACTCAAGAAATGATTGATGCTCAAATCGATAAAGTAATTTCTAATACTGAAGATATTAATCTAAAAGAACCAAGAGCAGATAATGTTAGTTTTGATAAAGATGATTTGCGGATATTCATTAATTTTAATAATGGATCTAGTTTCTCTTTTCTAGCTTCCCAGGTAGAAGAGTTAGCTGTTCTTTCTCCCGAAGTTTTAGCGTCTGTTGTTTTAACTTCTTGTGGGAAGGGACTACGTTGGGAAACTCCAGACATAGATTTAAGTATCTATGGTTTACTATTGGGCCATTTTGGCAGCAAGGTTTGGATGACTGAGCTAGGGAGGATGGGAGGCAAAGCAAAAACTCTCCGTAAGATCACTGCCGCTCATGAAAATGGAAAAAAAGGAGGTCGCCCCTCTAAAAATAAAACATTTACTTAA
- the hslO gene encoding Hsp33 family molecular chaperone HslO, producing the protein MADQLIRATAAEGGIRAVATITSRVSEEARQRHKLSYVATAALGRAMSAGLLLASNLKKEGSRVNIRIKGNGPLGGLLVDAGVDGTVRGYVNNPGVELPPNPQGKLDVGGAIGKEGYLYVVRDVGYGYPYSSTVELVSGEVGEDIANYLVTSEQTPSALLVGVFVGAQGVTASGGLLLQVLPKAARDESLVALLESRVSKLSGFTNLLREGYTLPEIFKQLLGDLGLEILPEVQMVRFNCACSFDRVLGALKMLGQAELQDMIEKDDGAEATCHFCGEVYQASGAELAQLIEDLKSEVI; encoded by the coding sequence ATGGCAGATCAACTGATTCGAGCCACAGCCGCCGAGGGCGGTATTAGGGCGGTAGCAACGATCACCAGTCGAGTGAGTGAAGAAGCGCGTCAAAGACACAAACTATCTTATGTAGCCACTGCAGCTTTAGGTAGAGCGATGTCCGCAGGTTTATTACTGGCTTCTAACTTAAAAAAAGAAGGTTCAAGAGTAAATATCCGCATCAAAGGGAATGGTCCCCTGGGGGGTTTACTAGTCGACGCAGGAGTAGACGGCACGGTTAGAGGCTACGTTAACAATCCCGGAGTTGAATTGCCACCTAATCCTCAGGGTAAATTAGACGTAGGTGGAGCGATCGGTAAAGAGGGTTATCTGTACGTAGTCAGAGACGTAGGTTATGGTTATCCTTATTCGAGTACCGTGGAATTAGTCTCAGGAGAAGTGGGAGAAGATATCGCTAATTATCTGGTAACTTCAGAACAAACACCTTCAGCTTTACTGGTGGGTGTTTTCGTCGGCGCCCAAGGGGTAACAGCTTCTGGGGGATTATTGCTGCAAGTACTCCCTAAAGCCGCTAGAGATGAAAGTTTAGTCGCCCTGCTTGAATCAAGAGTGAGCAAGTTATCGGGATTTACTAATTTACTAAGAGAGGGTTATACTCTCCCAGAGATTTTTAAACAATTACTAGGGGATTTGGGCTTAGAAATTCTGCCGGAAGTGCAAATGGTACGTTTTAACTGTGCTTGTTCTTTCGATCGCGTCTTAGGTGCTTTAAAAATGTTAGGACAAGCAGAATTACAGGACATGATCGAGAAAGACGATGGTGCCGAAGCTACTTGTCATTTTTGCGGCGAAGTTTATCAAGCCAGTGGTGCAGAATTAGCTCAATTGATTGAGGATTTAAAATCTGAGGTCATTTAA
- a CDS encoding aldehyde dehydrogenase, producing MVNFPQEILNWIDGQQLSAQAGGWFPKLNPNDGQILCQVARSQAEDVAMAVKIARNKQSVWSEVPPVKRGEILHDLVLNLKRRQTEMARVVASETGKSYREALGETAGAIALGLFYASEGQRLYGRTTTSAVAHKHALTVRQPLGVAGLIIAANTPIANVAWKVFPALICGNTAILKAAEDTPATAWLFGEIAQEAGLPPGVLNIIQGYGEEAGAPLVEHPEVDVISFTGSTEVGRKIQAIAGPSLKRISLELGGKNPLVVCDDADLDNAVKWILLSAFSNAGQRCAAASRIIIFDAIYEQLRELLITKTKQLKVGTSDEDDFGPVINLGQLEQMLAAINQARQGGARILVGGDRLRDPQHCNGYYLAPTLLENIPPDANISQTELFGPIAILYRVANFAEALTLANDSPYGLTAAIHTRNLHRAVRFCEQVQAGVAVVNAGTYGSEPHMPFGGFKQSGNGTREPGTEALDVYSQLKDIYINIDPNQL from the coding sequence ATGGTCAATTTTCCTCAAGAGATTCTCAACTGGATCGATGGACAACAACTAAGCGCTCAAGCTGGGGGTTGGTTTCCCAAATTAAACCCAAACGACGGTCAAATCCTCTGTCAAGTGGCTCGTTCTCAAGCTGAAGACGTTGCTATGGCGGTCAAAATAGCCAGAAATAAGCAATCAGTCTGGTCGGAAGTTCCCCCCGTTAAAAGAGGTGAAATACTCCACGACTTGGTACTGAATTTAAAGAGGAGACAGACAGAAATGGCGAGGGTCGTCGCTAGTGAAACTGGCAAATCTTACCGAGAAGCTTTAGGAGAAACCGCAGGAGCGATCGCTCTCGGTTTATTCTACGCTAGTGAAGGTCAAAGACTATATGGACGTACTACTACGAGTGCCGTTGCTCATAAACACGCGCTCACCGTGCGACAACCCTTAGGAGTAGCAGGACTAATTATCGCCGCCAATACTCCCATCGCTAACGTCGCTTGGAAAGTGTTTCCCGCTTTAATCTGTGGTAACACAGCGATCTTAAAAGCCGCAGAAGACACACCAGCCACCGCTTGGCTGTTTGGAGAAATCGCCCAGGAAGCGGGCTTACCCCCTGGAGTACTCAATATTATTCAAGGCTATGGCGAGGAAGCGGGAGCGCCCCTAGTAGAGCATCCGGAGGTAGATGTGATTAGCTTTACCGGTTCTACAGAAGTAGGACGCAAGATTCAAGCTATAGCTGGTCCCAGTTTAAAACGCATCTCCCTAGAATTAGGAGGAAAAAATCCCCTGGTTGTCTGTGACGACGCTGATTTAGATAACGCGGTTAAATGGATTCTACTGTCAGCTTTTAGTAACGCGGGACAACGCTGTGCGGCGGCGAGTCGTATTATTATCTTTGATGCTATCTACGAACAATTGCGAGAGTTACTGATTACTAAAACTAAACAACTCAAAGTCGGAACCTCCGATGAGGATGATTTTGGTCCAGTGATTAATCTAGGTCAATTGGAACAAATGCTCGCCGCGATTAACCAAGCTCGACAAGGGGGAGCGAGAATTCTAGTAGGTGGCGATCGCCTTAGGGATCCTCAACACTGCAATGGTTACTATCTAGCGCCTACCCTACTGGAAAATATTCCTCCTGATGCGAATATTTCTCAAACCGAATTATTTGGTCCTATTGCTATTCTTTACCGAGTCGCCAATTTTGCCGAAGCTTTAACTTTAGCGAATGACTCTCCCTACGGCTTGACCGCCGCGATCCACACCCGTAATCTACATAGAGCAGTACGCTTCTGTGAGCAGGTACAAGCAGGAGTAGCGGTAGTCAACGCAGGTACCTACGGTAGCGAGCCCCATATGCCTTTTGGGGGCTTCAAACAGTCAGGAAATGGTACGAGAGAGCCAGGTACTGAAGCTCTAGATGTCTATTCCCAATTAAAAGATATCTACATCAACATTGATCCAAATCAGCTTTAA
- the ltrA gene encoding group II intron reverse transcriptase/maturase, protein MTIEYSDWQSINWKQIEKVVWKLQKRIYRAKVAGNQKLVKRLQRLLVNSRSAKALAIRKVTQENRGKRTAGVDGRKVLTPKQRMGLLENLRIDGKARPLRRIYIPKANGEKRPLSIPTIWDRAVQMLLKLALEPEWEAVFEPNSYGFRPGRSCHDAIAAIFDQIRYKQKWVLDADIAKCFDKINHRYLLDKLGDCPVAFKSQIKMWLKSGFMENKELFPTNEGTPQGGIISPLLANIALHGIENELNEWVKTWKGNKRNNLKTFSFIRYADDFVVIHESKAVVERAKEIISSLLEPIGLQLKDEKTKLIHTTEGFDFLGFNVRHYLLSKHNCGKTPHKEKLGFKTLIKPSKKATKKHYLKVADTIRANKSVSQDALIGVLNPIIRGWCNYYSGVVSKEIFSSLRHLTYGVLKRWTERRHPKKNKEWVKNKYYKEVHEGKCKVDVLRTKSRKWVFKSEKGQELYEHSDTPIIRHVKVKGSASSYDGNKVYWGQRLSTSKELTTREQKLLKQQKGKCTICHKEFQHNDMWEVDHIIPRCKGGKDTYDNLQLIHAHCHDAKTRIDGSLRKGTRDRSQVVEEPDEVKVSRPVLKTGKGGDSLT, encoded by the coding sequence ATGACAATCGAGTATAGCGACTGGCAATCTATCAACTGGAAACAGATTGAGAAAGTTGTCTGGAAGCTCCAAAAGAGAATATACAGAGCCAAAGTAGCGGGTAACCAAAAGCTAGTCAAGCGTCTGCAACGGTTGTTAGTTAATAGTCGAAGTGCTAAAGCCTTAGCCATACGAAAAGTAACCCAGGAAAATAGAGGCAAGAGAACCGCCGGGGTAGATGGTCGTAAAGTCCTGACGCCTAAACAACGCATGGGTCTACTGGAAAATCTACGGATTGATGGAAAAGCCAGACCTCTAAGACGGATATATATCCCCAAAGCAAATGGCGAAAAAAGACCCCTATCTATTCCTACCATCTGGGATAGAGCAGTCCAAATGCTACTCAAGCTGGCATTAGAGCCGGAATGGGAAGCGGTCTTCGAACCTAATAGCTATGGATTCCGACCAGGTCGATCATGCCACGATGCTATAGCAGCAATTTTTGACCAGATACGCTATAAGCAGAAATGGGTACTAGATGCTGATATAGCTAAATGCTTTGACAAGATAAATCATCGATACTTACTGGACAAATTAGGAGATTGCCCAGTAGCATTCAAAAGTCAAATCAAGATGTGGTTAAAATCGGGATTCATGGAAAACAAGGAATTATTCCCCACGAACGAGGGCACGCCACAAGGTGGAATCATATCCCCGCTACTGGCAAACATTGCCCTACATGGAATAGAAAATGAACTGAATGAATGGGTGAAAACGTGGAAAGGAAATAAAAGGAACAATCTAAAAACATTCTCATTTATTAGATATGCTGATGATTTTGTAGTAATACATGAGTCAAAAGCAGTAGTAGAAAGGGCAAAAGAAATTATAAGCTCACTTCTCGAACCAATCGGGCTACAACTCAAAGATGAGAAAACTAAATTGATTCATACAACCGAAGGGTTTGATTTCCTAGGATTCAATGTGAGACATTACCTTTTATCCAAACATAACTGTGGTAAAACCCCACATAAAGAAAAGCTAGGTTTCAAAACCCTAATCAAACCCTCCAAAAAGGCGACTAAAAAGCACTACCTCAAGGTAGCAGATACGATAAGAGCTAATAAAAGTGTGTCGCAAGATGCTCTAATAGGAGTGCTGAACCCGATAATCAGAGGATGGTGTAATTACTATTCCGGAGTGGTCAGTAAAGAAATATTCTCTAGCTTAAGACACCTCACGTATGGGGTACTTAAGAGATGGACGGAACGCCGTCATCCCAAGAAAAATAAAGAATGGGTTAAGAATAAGTACTATAAGGAAGTCCATGAAGGGAAATGTAAAGTAGATGTGCTCAGAACGAAATCCCGAAAATGGGTGTTTAAATCCGAAAAGGGACAAGAACTATATGAGCACAGTGATACACCAATCATAAGACATGTCAAAGTTAAAGGAAGCGCAAGCTCCTACGACGGAAATAAAGTCTATTGGGGTCAAAGGCTATCAACATCAAAAGAACTAACAACCAGAGAACAAAAGCTGTTAAAACAACAAAAAGGTAAATGTACAATCTGCCACAAAGAGTTTCAACATAACGATATGTGGGAAGTAGACCACATAATCCCTAGATGTAAAGGTGGTAAAGATACGTACGATAACCTACAGCTAATACATGCTCATTGCCATGACGCGAAAACTAGAATTGATGGAAGTCTACGAAAAGGTACTCGTGACAGGAGTCAAGTAGTTGAGGAGCCGGATGAGGTGAAAGTCTCACGTCCGGTTTTGAAGACGGGAAAGGGAGGCGACTCCCTGACCTAG
- the rimI gene encoding ribosomal protein S18-alanine N-acetyltransferase, protein MINFKTVIQLEPLKSEHLEQVVKLDQTCLGGLWTLSGYQREIDSPHSNALVLSLLPQQQIIGLGCFWSILEEAHITLLAIEPDYQGQGLGKLLLYNLLFQAREQKLERATLEVKISNQIALALYQKFGFKIAGIRKQYYQKTQEDALILWQSGLNSPEFLENLKTRQKELENSLKKHQWSWLNPVKTI, encoded by the coding sequence ATGATTAACTTCAAAACAGTCATACAGTTAGAACCTTTAAAATCGGAACATCTAGAACAAGTAGTTAAATTGGATCAGACTTGTTTAGGGGGACTTTGGACTTTGAGCGGTTATCAGCGAGAAATAGACAGTCCCCATAGTAACGCTTTAGTTCTCTCTCTGCTTCCACAACAGCAAATTATCGGACTAGGCTGTTTTTGGAGCATTCTTGAAGAAGCCCATATTACTCTTTTAGCCATCGAACCCGATTACCAAGGTCAAGGTTTAGGAAAACTGTTACTCTACAATTTACTCTTCCAAGCGAGAGAGCAAAAATTAGAACGAGCCACTCTAGAAGTCAAAATTTCTAATCAAATTGCTTTAGCCCTCTATCAAAAATTTGGCTTTAAAATTGCTGGAATCAGAAAGCAATATTATCAAAAAACGCAAGAAGACGCCTTAATACTGTGGCAAAGTGGATTAAACAGCCCTGAATTCCTAGAAAATCTCAAAACAAGACAAAAAGAACTAGAAAATAGCTTAAAAAAACACCAATGGTCTTGGTTAAACCCAGTCAAAACCATCTGA
- the dnaK gene encoding molecular chaperone DnaK, whose product MGKVVGIDLGTTNSCVAVMEGGKPTVIANAEGFRTTPSVVAYAKNDDLLVGQIAKRQAVMNPLNTFYSVKRFIGRKFDEVANEATEVSYKVLRDNNGNVKIDSPAKGKHFAPEEISAQVLRKLVEDASKYLGETVTQAVITVPAYFNDSQRQATKDAGKIAGIEVLRIINEPTAASLAYGLDKKSNETILVFDLGGGTFDVSILEVGDGVFEVLATSGDTHLGGDDFDKKIVDYLASEFKKVEGIDLRQDKQALQRLTEAAEKAKIELSSVTQADINLPFITATADGPKHLDTTLTRAKFEELCSDLIDRCRLPVENSIRDAKINTSEIDEVVLVGGSTRIPAIQELVKRALNKDPNQTVNPDEVVAVGAAIQAGVLSGEVKDILLLDVSPLSLGVETYGGVMTAIIPRNTTIPTKKSEVFSTAADGQTNVEIKVLQGERSMAQDNKSLGTFRLDGIPPAPRGVPQIEVTFDIDANGILNVTAKDKGTGKEQSISITGASTLPSNEVDRMVKEAEANAAADKERREKIDRKNQADSLVYQAEKQMEELGDKVPSGDKSKAEALIKDLKEAVSQDDDERIKTLTPELQQTLYTIGTNIYQQAASSGPGPNDDGGTSGAASSGSGDDVIDAEFSETK is encoded by the coding sequence ATGGGAAAAGTTGTTGGTATAGATTTAGGAACCACAAACTCCTGTGTAGCCGTCATGGAAGGTGGTAAACCCACTGTTATTGCTAACGCTGAAGGATTTCGCACCACTCCTTCGGTAGTGGCTTATGCGAAAAATGATGATTTATTGGTAGGTCAAATCGCCAAGCGTCAAGCGGTAATGAACCCTCTCAATACCTTTTATTCCGTCAAGCGTTTTATCGGACGCAAATTTGACGAAGTTGCCAATGAAGCTACCGAAGTATCCTATAAAGTACTGCGCGACAACAACGGTAACGTCAAAATCGATTCTCCTGCTAAGGGTAAACATTTTGCTCCAGAGGAAATCTCGGCGCAAGTTTTGCGTAAACTCGTAGAAGATGCGAGCAAATATTTAGGTGAAACCGTTACTCAAGCTGTAATTACCGTTCCTGCCTATTTTAATGACTCTCAACGTCAAGCAACTAAAGACGCTGGTAAAATTGCTGGTATAGAAGTACTGCGAATTATTAACGAACCTACCGCCGCTTCTCTAGCTTATGGTCTAGATAAAAAAAGCAACGAAACTATTCTAGTGTTCGACTTAGGGGGTGGAACCTTTGATGTTTCCATTCTGGAAGTAGGTGATGGAGTTTTTGAAGTACTTGCTACTTCTGGAGATACTCATTTAGGAGGTGATGACTTCGACAAAAAAATTGTTGACTATCTCGCTTCAGAATTCAAAAAAGTAGAAGGGATCGATCTACGTCAAGACAAGCAAGCGCTACAACGCTTGACAGAAGCGGCAGAAAAAGCCAAAATTGAGCTCTCCAGTGTGACTCAAGCCGATATTAACTTACCCTTTATTACGGCTACCGCTGACGGTCCCAAACACCTAGACACGACTCTAACTCGAGCTAAATTTGAAGAATTATGTTCTGATTTAATCGATCGCTGTCGTCTACCCGTGGAAAACTCAATCCGCGACGCTAAAATCAACACTAGTGAAATTGACGAAGTGGTTCTAGTAGGAGGATCTACACGTATTCCTGCGATTCAAGAACTAGTTAAGCGCGCACTTAATAAAGATCCTAACCAAACCGTTAACCCTGACGAAGTAGTAGCAGTAGGTGCGGCGATCCAAGCGGGTGTACTATCAGGAGAAGTAAAAGATATTCTGCTTCTCGACGTTAGTCCTCTATCTCTCGGAGTAGAAACCTACGGCGGAGTCATGACTGCTATTATTCCCCGTAACACCACTATTCCTACCAAAAAGTCAGAAGTCTTCTCCACCGCAGCCGATGGTCAAACCAATGTAGAGATTAAAGTCCTACAAGGGGAAAGATCCATGGCTCAAGATAACAAGAGTCTAGGCACTTTTCGCCTCGACGGAATTCCCCCTGCACCTCGTGGTGTACCCCAAATCGAGGTAACCTTTGATATCGACGCTAATGGTATCCTCAACGTCACCGCTAAAGACAAAGGAACGGGTAAAGAACAATCTATTAGTATCACCGGTGCTTCTACTCTACCTAGCAATGAAGTAGATCGCATGGTTAAAGAAGCTGAAGCTAACGCAGCAGCTGACAAAGAACGCCGCGAGAAAATCGATCGCAAAAACCAAGCAGACTCCCTCGTCTATCAAGCGGAAAAACAAATGGAAGAATTGGGAGATAAAGTACCCTCGGGCGATAAAAGTAAAGCAGAGGCTTTAATCAAAGATCTCAAAGAAGCTGTGAGTCAAGATGACGATGAACGCATCAAAACTCTAACGCCCGAACTACAGCAAACTCTGTACACTATCGGTACCAATATCTACCAACAAGCTGCTAGTTCAGGTCCAGGACCTAACGATGATGGCGGTACCTCCGGAGCTGCTTCCTCTGGTAGTGGCGATGATGTTATCGATGCTGAGTTCTCCGAAACTAAATAG
- a CDS encoding ABC transporter ATP-binding protein, which yields MSLLQYARPYHGLIWQAATCSVLNKIFDLAPPALIGMAVDVVVKQENSLIARFGVTNLVHQLLIICFISVIVWALESIFEYAHDRLWRTLAQRIQNDLRIDAYSHLQELELSYFEERSTGGLLAILNDDINQLERFLDVGANEILQLLTTVVVISAAFFAVTPSTAWLAMLPIPFILWGSLVFQRWLAPRYAQVRERVSSLNSRLSNNISGITTIKSFTTEAYEITRLKQESEAYSVSNQKAIALSAAFVPLIRIIILIGFLAILFYGGIEVIEGNLAVGSYSVLVFLTQRLLWPLTRLGQTLDLYQRAMASTDRVLNLLSTPITIHSGSQSLPPGEVQGEIKLINVTFAYNRGLTVLDHLSLEIGAGKTIGIVGSTGSGKSTLIKLILRFYEIDQGKITLDGHNIQDIRLADLRQAIALVSQDVYLFHGTVRENIAYGSPYATGEEIINAAKIAEAQEFIQQLPQGYETIVGERGQKLSGGQRQRLAIARAVLKDPPILILDEATSSVDNETEAAIARSLEKITRNRTTIAIAHRLSTVRNADWIYVLEFGKIVEQGRHDDLVALNGVYAHLWRVQTGATAFDPL from the coding sequence ATGTCCCTGTTACAATACGCTCGTCCCTATCATGGCTTAATTTGGCAAGCTGCAACCTGTTCTGTACTCAACAAAATTTTTGATCTCGCTCCTCCTGCTTTGATTGGGATGGCAGTAGACGTAGTCGTTAAGCAAGAAAATTCTCTGATTGCTCGTTTTGGAGTTACGAATCTCGTTCACCAACTCCTGATCATTTGTTTTATTTCTGTGATTGTTTGGGCTCTAGAATCTATTTTTGAATACGCCCACGACAGACTTTGGCGTACTTTAGCGCAACGCATCCAGAATGACCTACGTATAGACGCCTACAGTCATCTCCAAGAATTAGAACTCTCTTATTTTGAAGAACGCAGCACGGGGGGTTTATTAGCAATTCTCAACGACGATATCAATCAGTTAGAGAGATTTCTCGATGTGGGTGCTAACGAGATTTTGCAATTATTAACTACAGTCGTAGTAATTAGTGCTGCATTTTTTGCAGTTACCCCCAGCACCGCTTGGCTAGCGATGTTACCCATTCCTTTTATTCTCTGGGGATCTCTGGTTTTTCAGCGATGGTTAGCTCCTCGTTACGCTCAAGTCAGAGAAAGGGTAAGCTCTCTCAATAGTCGACTCAGCAACAATATAAGCGGGATTACCACTATTAAAAGCTTCACCACCGAAGCCTACGAAATCACTAGACTCAAACAAGAAAGCGAAGCCTATAGTGTTAGTAACCAAAAAGCGATCGCTCTGAGTGCGGCTTTTGTTCCTCTGATTCGTATTATTATTTTAATAGGCTTTTTGGCGATTCTCTTCTATGGAGGGATCGAAGTCATCGAAGGCAATTTGGCCGTAGGAAGCTATAGCGTTTTAGTTTTTCTCACCCAAAGATTATTATGGCCTTTAACGCGTCTGGGACAAACCTTAGATTTATATCAAAGAGCGATGGCTTCTACCGACAGGGTGCTCAATTTGCTCTCAACACCCATCACCATCCATTCTGGTAGCCAATCTTTACCTCCCGGGGAAGTTCAAGGCGAAATTAAGCTCATTAACGTTACTTTTGCTTATAATCGGGGGTTAACCGTCCTCGATCATCTCTCTTTGGAGATAGGCGCAGGTAAAACTATTGGTATCGTGGGTTCAACCGGTTCGGGTAAAAGCACTCTGATTAAGTTAATTTTGCGATTCTACGAAATTGATCAGGGCAAAATTACTCTGGATGGGCATAATATCCAAGATATTCGTCTAGCTGACCTGCGTCAAGCGATCGCTTTAGTGAGTCAAGACGTTTATTTATTCCATGGTACAGTGAGAGAAAATATCGCCTATGGTAGTCCCTACGCTACTGGTGAAGAGATTATCAACGCCGCTAAAATAGCTGAAGCTCAAGAATTTATCCAACAACTTCCCCAAGGTTATGAGACGATTGTGGGAGAAAGAGGACAAAAGTTATCTGGTGGACAAAGACAAAGATTAGCGATCGCTCGAGCTGTGTTAAAAGATCCCCCCATCTTAATTCTCGATGAGGCTACTTCATCGGTAGATAACGAAACAGAGGCGGCGATCGCCCGTTCTTTAGAAAAGATCACCCGTAACCGCACCACTATCGCCATCGCTCACCGTCTTTCCACTGTCCGTAACGCTGACTGGATTTATGTCTTAGAATTTGGCAAAATCGTAGAACAGGGACGTCACGATGATTTAGTAGCCTTAAACGGCGTATACGCCCATCTCTGGCGCGTTCAGACGGGCGCTACTGCTTTTGATCCTCTATAG